The Cololabis saira isolate AMF1-May2022 chromosome 5, fColSai1.1, whole genome shotgun sequence genome segment TCAATGATCTGGAAGTGTTAAATTAATAGTAGTGTAGAACAAGCCATTTAATATAAACCAGACCAGACTCTAAACAGGCAGATAAAATAATACTTGAAATAATTATTAGCTGCAGTTCATGGGGTTGTTCTGAATTCATAtcaaaatctaaataaatccCTATCTAGTAATTACAAACTGTGAATGTGTGCATTTATGACAGATCAGCTGTTTCTACTGTAAGGAGGTGGACCCCTCCCCATCTACAATAcaaaccaaaagtttggacactcttccccatttgtttgaatgagaaggtgtgtcaaacttttggtctgtactgtataaaaGATGGAAGGATATCTAAAAGccctttctctttcttctttttttctttattttgtgaaTGCTGAGTTAGCGTTCACACTATTgttaatttgtttttctttaatttgtttCAACCTATTATATCCACCCAGATATACATCATATGGTTCTCTGGCTGTTTAATATTTTTGAAGCTGTTCACCCATGATTATGTCCCCTTTCCTCGCTCAGTCCTGCTATGACTTGGTTCCTCAGAACTTCATACtgggtggggtttttttttcttactttcttttgtTTAAACTATGCAAGTTGTCTGTTTTAAACCTGTAAATCACATTATGTTGCACACGTTGACAAAAACCATACCAAAAAATGGAGCAATTATATATGAGCATAGTTTAAGCTCAATATTCCATTCAAACTTATAACAAGTAACAAGACTTTAGGCTGTTACAACATGATCCGGCTagttgaaatgttttattgtgaaatatcaCAGTTTatgggttgttgttgttttctcttctattttgtgtttttaatggaTTTATATGTGGGGATGTTTAGGAACGTTAATGTGGAGGTCACGTGACCTTGACTGAGAGCAAATCTTCAAAAAGAAGATCTGCACATTACACaccaaaacgtaggaaaatgtCCTCTTTCACACAGTTTATCTACCAAAGCTGTGTAACTTACAGAGTTTGAAACAGAGAAGGTCTTTCTAAGcctatccctttttttttttttactttgtgtttttattgaacacaaacagaGTAATACACATTTACACTCTTTATCCATATTAACAGATACTAACAGAACAGGTGCAATCgtgtacaatgaaataaaagacatgaaaagaaataaaaaataataaaccaaaaaatcaaataaaagacgagagaggaaaaataaaaacaaaagattaACAGGAGGTGTTCATAGCTTTGTCAATGCTTCTGTTATTAGCGCCCAGCGGTCACTGAACTCTAGTTTTTAGCCTTAAGCTTGCTGTAATTTTCTCCATCATATACACGTCTTATCCTCTCTCTCCAGTGTGTCATGCTTGGGGACTGTGGTTTCAGCCAGTTGACTGTTATCATTTTTTTGGCGACTAAAAGCAGAATTCTCAGTAGAGAAGCCAGATCTCTCTCCATCATATCCTCCGGAAGTATACCTAGTATGACTAGGGCCGGCCCCATCGTAAAATCAACATGCAGAATCCGTTTAATCTCCAACTCAATCTTCTTCCAGAAATCAGTGAGCTTTGGGCAGTCCCAAAATATGTGTAAAGTCCCCAATCAGACCACGTCCTCGCCAACACAGCTCAGACATATTGCTTTATTTTGATGTGATGATAGGGACGTCAAACTACCGCATCTTCACCTTCCAGTCAAATTCCCTCCATAGTGGGCTATTAGTCAATCTATGTCCTGCTTTAAATGTTTCTGCATTGGTCATCGGTTATTATAATGTTCATTTAGCCTAtcccttttttaaatgaaaaaatctGACTCATTTGGATAAAGACAGAAATGACCAGTGATTTATGATCGCCGCTGAGTTCTCATCTTTGAcagctggaaattaaaaaaaacataaggtTCAGTTGATGCGCTTGGGGAAAGTTCTGCTCAGACACGACTGTCTTGTCTCACACCTGACAGCAGCAGGTGTTGGGTTGCCATGGAGACTAAACAGCAGGCAGGATCAAAGGGCTGACCTGAGACACACACCTTCTGTACTGTGtatgaggatggatgatggatcggTGCTGTGGGTGTCTTTTcaacgctgtttttttttttttttacctctgaacttcattaaacctgttggatgCACACCTGAGCAGCCCCTTCTCACCTTTATGTGCCTCGGCCTCCTGTTCCTTTCGTTCCACttatcttcctcctcctcttcctgttcttCTCTCATTCTCCTCCAAAAGTCAAAGGATTTTTCAGTTTCTCATATACCGGTATTTCAAATATTCAGATTTATTTCAAGATTAACCCAGTCCTTCCACTTTTTAGCCTTTCGGCTACAACcacaatttataaaaaaagatttactgTGTAAAttgtaaacttaaaaaaaaacaatgcaatgatttgcaaatatAAACACGTTTTTGTTCCTGATAGAACAGAAACAACATATCAGACGTTACAACTGAGAAATGTTGCCATTTCATGCAAAAATATTAGCTAATTTTGAATCTGTTGCATTTTTGCTAAACTGTTTTGCTAAAGTCTGTTATGATTAAAGATTACTACATTTCAGCAGattctttaaatatttaaagaagAGTTCAGCTCTCGGCATTCACACCCCTCTAGTTCAGATTGTTTAAGAAATTTTTGATCACAACTCTGCTGCTCGCATCAAATTCAAGAATATGTATTTTCTTGCGCATTTGCTATGCAAATGTCGATGGTATTGTTGTGACTGTCTGCAAAACACGACAAAGTTATGCCCATCTGCCTTGGAGCTTGGCGGAGGCTGTTTGTCATCACGGCTGTGACGGGGCCGTCTGTTCCTAAACTCTGATGCTGCTTAATACCCAGAAAATGATAAGAGTTACGCAAACACAAGGAAGGAAGATGTCCTTTCCTGTGGAAAGCAGGAAATTGCTGCCTTTTCCTTTTGAATTTCTGAACAAAGCCAGAGagacaacttttttttgtttaagtttCCGTTCTCCAACTTTTCTTCTACCGAGTTGACCTTTTTCTCTCAATAGAGCGTTTTGTGGAAAAACTTTGTGAAGATGCATTAAAAATGTGAGCGTATGTACTTTTGGAGCCATTACGCTTCATTTAAAACACCACCGTTCCTCCTGTAAATGTTTTCAGCATACTTGGCAGGAAGGACGTTTCACACATCTTGGAGAATTACTGCAGCTCTGAGGGTTTATCTGCATCAGCTCCTTCTGCGTCTTGTTGCAGGTCCAGACTGCTGAGATCAAGGCGCTGTGCAGGTCAAGCCATCTGCTGCAGGACTTCCTGTTATTCCTGAAACTGTCCTTTTCATTGATTgctgtgctgtttttttgtggCTCAAGAATCAGTTTGCAggactttttactttactttatttatttctcaggacaatgcacattgatgaacatatatacatatgtaaatgtgccagattgtagcataaggctagtttccatctgtagtccaatATAGACTATGGACTAGGACCATTTAGGTGCCTCCTTTTTGGGATGATGTGAAGGAGGGCCTAAAGCTTTTGCAGAGTACTTTGACATAGCTGATGCAGCTATGCAACAGTGTCAAAGAAGGAGCACCTTTTAAagccattttcactcatgtgaaTACGTATTTAAAAAATGGGGCCACTTATTCCCACTTCACAACAGAAGGTGGTTGGTTGGAGATGTTCTCAAAACTAGACATACCCAGGAGTTCTTGTGTAGGCAGGGCTCAGGCAGGGCTCAGGCAGGGCAGGATACACACAGACTGTACACTTCAGGAATGGTAGTGATTTGTTGAGAGCACGCCCAGAATGGTAAGGGCTcacatctatttttttttatttttttttaatatgccaGTACAAGGTGTGTTTGGCTCATAAGCAAGTAACAAGCCACGTAGTGGCCAACAGAGAGAAGTATGAACAACAACCTCAAGTCTATATACGGAAATATAAAGCTGgaatccccttttttttttttttattacattttgggtGGAGAAAAGTGATTTCAAAGGCTTGTTATACAGCCCTCATATTGTATCTTCTCATGTTGCCAGTATGTGTAAAAATAATGACTGGACTGTACATCCGATATAAATTCGTTATTGCTTCACGTGGGTGTTTGTGTGCAAAGGCCCTAAAATATAAGTCCAGATTCTAACCTCAGTGTTTGGTAGGGGTCAATGTCTAGCAGCTGAACACTCTTGCATATAATTAATGCCGTTTTCATGGATATACGATCCTTCAGTTGATGCTCATGGCCTACGCGTGACTGCTTTGGAAACCAAGAAGATGCTTGTCCAGGCAACATAAACATGATCCAAATATGCCAGCTAATAAAGAGACTGTTGGTTGTGTTATACTGGAGATTCCTCACCACCCATGGTTTCTCAAGCAAAAGAGAATGTGACACGAAAACTGAGTTAGATTTCACAGGGTTTGGTGATTTATTCCAAACATGCCATGTAGTTATAGGTCAGATACGCGTGGTGGTTCGGAGATGTTCTCTGCTGTGTTGACTGTGGTGAGTGactagtgtgtgtgagtgtttgtagGGGCACACCCGGGCTGAGATTGGCTAATCAGCCAGGAGAGGTGATGGCAGACACCCGTCTGTCATGGGGGGTTCATTGGTTATacagtccagcagaggttgccATTTGGAGCATTAGGGAATTCACACCACATCAGTGACCCCTACATCACAATAGACCCCCTGAATCCCATCATTGACTGAGAAAGGGAAGTCCAGATGTTTTTCAAAAAACACAAAGCAGATTCATTCAATATTAAACACAAAATGGGCAAAATTGTATCCTGTACCCGGGTCTAGAGAACAGAAGTCTAGCAACAATCCAAGTCCTAAGAAAATGGTCTACAACTACTTTATGTTCCTGCCAGATGTTTgctcaacaaaaaaacagccatGTTTCAATATTTGCTTAGTTTCTGTTAACCGTTTTATAAAGTGAAGGCTGCAGTTTGCCTTCTTGATGTCCCTGACCACCTTTTTTCTTTGCTCGTGTTTCTTTTTTCACAAGCGTTTGCTTCACATTACTACTTTAAAAAATGACGTCATGCTCCTGATCCACTCTGTGTTTACCGTCATAGAAGATGACTCAAGTTGTTGCCCTGTTTCGTTTTAGGCATTTTAATTTACGAATGAAGAGGGACACCAACTTGTTTTCCCAAGATTTGAAGGTGGATGTCTCAGGAGAAGAGATTCCATATGATACTTCTCACATCTACACTGGAGAAGTCTATGGTAAGATTGGAAAATGTATGAATTTAATTTGTTAAACTTGTACTAAGTGACTCGTGCGGTTGCTGCGTTCCTGGACTTTTGTAATTGGCAGTATGTGTTTTTTTATGATTCGGTGACCCGAGTCTGTGCAAATCCTCTGAAACGCAGTGCTGTATTTTGATTCTCAGGTGAAAAGGGTACGCTAAGTCACGGCTCTGTAGTGGATGGTAAGTTTGAGGGCTTTATACAGACGTACCAAGGAACTTACTATGTGGAGCCCGCTGAGAGATACCTGGATGGAAAAGACGTGCCCTTCCATTCTGTCATCTACCATGAAGACGACATACGTATGTCCCTCACAACTTCATCCACACTCATATTTTAACCTGATTTGTTGTATTATCAAATGTCAGTAATTTGATTTGTGAAAATGGCAAAGTAGAAACTTTTGGCAGCTGAGCTGATTGAGGCAGACGAGTGCGATAGCCCTCCTGGGTGACAGAGATGCATAAGGTGTTCATTAGCTGAATAACTTCATCATTCTCTCCAGCTTCAGGCTTATTTAGGCAATTACACAATGTTGGTATTAATATTGAGCACAGAGTGCACTTCACTTTACCAGCACACCCTTATTACAAATCATCTGGGCACATAACATGTGGCTTAGGGCTAAATGAGACAGGATTGTGAGAGGAGTCCCTGATGAGAGTGACAGGAGAGTAACAGCTCACACAGCAAAGCTAGGCTCAAGTAAGTACGTCCATTAGCTGACCACGAATAGCTCCAGCAGTAGTGTGACTCAGGGGGTTAAGGAGCTGACATTGTCTCCGTAATCCCAGCAATGTTTTGTTTGCCTCTGTCACTCAGACTACCCTCACAAGTACGGCCCAGAGGGAGGCTGTGCTGACAGCTCCGTGTTTGAGAAGATGAAGAGGTACCAAGCCTCTACGCTAGAGGAGCCAACCAAGGTGAACCCAGCGCACACCTCAGCCAGAGACTTTAATGAGGAGATTTAGGGAAATGTAACATTAGTTTTACTTAATCAAGGTGGTGTCAGTCTTTGTGCTGGTTTCATACGTCAAACTCAGAGCCGAGGGATATTGAATCATTTAGAAATCACACTAAGAAAAGCAAAATGTTaacatttcaaatgttaaaTCATGTCAAATATTAAATCTAATTAATCCCAGATTCTGAGTTGTTACATGGGACGTATATATACAATACGGGGAAACCAGCAGTCACACCCGGCACTTAATATCTCAATgtcttttgatttgatttttacttTCTTCCCTTTCATATTGtgctatatatattatacacagTTATAAACCAGTTATTCTTAAACAAGTTAAAATATACAGTGTTTATCGTTCAAGAAGACCCGTTACTGGGGTCATAGTACTTTGTGAAACTAGGTCACAGATAATTGTTTAGTATATAACTTAAAACATCCCCATATAATATCCTACAAGGGTTGTCCCTATGCTCAAGTCATCAGTTCATCGCTAATAAAGCTGCAATctttacaatttttaaaaactgctacataacaacaacaatacgcaaaaactaaatgtttttttgatatgTGAATGTTTCCTTCCAGTGTATTTTTACTCAAAATAGCTTAATTGTTGTTAAGTGTGATATATATGACAGCAGAAGCCTCTTACTCAAATTAAATGTATGTAGCCTAATATTTGTTGTAACTTTAAATAGAAttatgtatggaaaaaagcttATTAaaaacttataaaatgtattcaaaattttagcaggatgtttttttttccttttttctgtggtttttgttgttaattttTCACCTTCCAAAATAATCTTGTGACGTAGGAAGCTCACGGTCCCTGCAGAAATCCTGTTCATCAGACACATCCTAAAAATACTTCCTatcatttatttacttactgTGTGGGTTGACATGGTATAGGTATGTTTTATTCAGGCATCCATGTGTTCCTGCGTCTCACGTGTGCTTCTCGCACCAGGAGCTCCATACTGAGGAGAACTCTAATCACCCCGTCCTGCTGAGGAAGAAAAGGATGGCCCAGGCGGAGAAAAACACCTGCCAGCTGTTCATTCAGACTGATCACCTCTTCTTCCGCTATTACAAGACCAGAGAAGCAGTCATAGCTCAGGTAAAGCAGTCACCTCCTCCATCCGTTTGTCTCTCAATCACTTCAATTATTTAATGCTGACTTATAAGCTTTGTGTAAAGGTTTGTTGTAATAATGACACTTTCTGTTCAGTACAAACTTGAGTACAGAAAAGTGCACAAAGACATAATCTGAAAATGTTCCTAAAGTACTTTGTTGTTAAAGCATCTGATAAAATAGAATTCAAACAACTTTTGTTTGGTTTATAAGCattcatttagaaaaaaagacataccatattttccgcaccataaggcgcaccgtcttataaggtgcaccttcaataaattacatattttaaaactctcttcatatataaggcgcacggaATATACGGTaagataccgtactatagtggctggggttgagttacgcgtctacctgatggagctgcgctacaggaaatgcaaaaaaaaacaagaaaagtacTATAAGCTAAATCTACGAAACTAGCTTTCTTAAAACTTGGTGCACTCCCAAAACAAACGCGGAGGGGAACTTTCCCAGTTCATTCCCGAATCCCTCGAAATCTTCTTCTTCCGTGTCGGAATGGAACAGCTGGGCAAGTGCGGCATCCAATGGTCCCGGCTCCGTCTCGTCAGAGTCGCCatgatgcgagtcagcgtcgctgctgttgccttgaacgtctgtgacgttTCCTGCCTTTGTGAAAGCTCGGACCACAGTTGAGGCTGATATATCAGCCCAGGTATCCACGATCCACTGGCGCAGATCATCTTCTCGCTTAATGTTGAATTCGCTCGCTGCTGCTCTATTACCATGTTCTACCGCGTAGCTGCTAGCCTTGAGTTTGAACTCTGCGTCGTAAGCGTGTCTCATAAAAGATGCCATTTTACACTAGTGATCTAGGACTGTAATAAACATTTTTACTGCCGTTTTTAGCActgttacttcggcgacacccgCTACAGTACCCAAAATCACCCTGACTACAGTAAAAGAGATCACCGTAATGATcctatataaggcgcactgcaggtttttgagaaaattaaaggtttttaggtgtgccttatagtgtggaaaatacagGGATTAGTCACAGATCATAAATCCAGAGGTCAAAGTTGAAACTGTCCTGTAGCTAACagaattatttatttagtttctaTTCAGCATTCTTTCATCTGGTATTTATTTCCATCTATTATGTCACCTGCCTTCAGACTCGAGTGTGGGACCAATGTCAACACTCGGAGCAATTAAACAAGTGACCTACAACATCAGTCTTAATGAAAAGACATCCCTGCTCTTCAAATTTAATACGTCAGCTTTAATAgttaatttcccttcagggattaataaagtattttgaatggTATTGAACTATATTAATGCGAAAGTAAACGTGAACTGgcagtaaatatatatatacacaaaaatAACCAGGGATTTTAATTAGATATGTTTTAttggttacattttatttatagtggTTTCTCGGTTTTTAAATTACTTCCATCTAACTCTTTATGTGCTTTTAGTTTTCTCAATGTTATAGTTGTCTGCTGTAGGAGTCTGGCTATACGATGCTTGATGTTGGGCCTGGTAGCTGGCCCTGTAGCTGCCAGTTAATTTGAGTTTCCTCTTCATGTCTTACACTTTCAGATCTCCACTCACGTTAAGGCCATCGATGCCATCTATCAGGGCACAGACTTCATGGGTATTCGTAACATCAGCTTCATGGTAAAAAGGATCAGGGTAAGTCTGgtgctgatgtgctgctttcacATTTCTGTTGCGGTTCTGGTCTCCGTCCTCCCTTCTGAACTCAATCCTCTCGCTCCTTCACAGATAAACATAACCTCTGATGAAAAAGATGGGTCCAACCCGTTCCGCTTTGCCAACATCGGGGTGGAGAAGTTCCTTGAGCTGAACTCGGAGCAGAACCACGACGACTACTGCTTGGCTTACGTCTTCACAGACAGAGATTTTGATGACGGGGTGCTGGGACTGGCCTGGGTGGGAGCCCCCTCAGGTACGAAAACAGCCTGCAGACCTGGAGTCCGAGTCATTAACCAGATATCAGAGTCCCTTTTTAAACTGTTTAACTAGTCTTTATACCACATTTTAAGCGTCTCTAATGATAGATGTTGATGTTACCTTCAAAAACATATTACCCATGGAGATGCTTACTGGACCTTGCGTGAGACTTCTCTCATCACCGATAGCTAACTTAGCATCCTCTGTTGCGTGTTTAGAGCCTGGTTCTTGGCAGTTTCTGTTTCTTTTGTCCAAAGTGACCTGCGGTGAAAGTCACTTTACATGAACATGTTTACGGTTTAACTGATTGTTTTAACGCTAGTGAGGAAATGCCTGGTTTGTAACTGTCTGCACCAACTTGTGCTTTTCTTTCCAGGGAGCTCTGGAGGCATCTGTGAAAAAAGCAAGCTTTACTCTGATGGAAAAAAGAAGTCTCTCAACACTGGCATAATTACAGTGCAGAACTACGCCTCCCACGTACCTCCGAAAGTCTCTCACATCACTTTCGCACATGAAGTAGGACACAACTTTGGCTCCCCGGTACGTTACCCGAATGTGGAGCATTTGTGCCTGCTTCTAAAGAGTTTATGAGCGTTTTACTTCTCTTTCTCTTCTGAAAACTAAATTAGTTTTTCTTCTTCACTGTAAGCATGACTCTGGATCTGAGTGCACCCCAGGAGAGTCCAAAAGCCAAGACATGAAGGAGAAGGGAAATTTTATCATGTATGCACGAGCCACATCGGGAGACAAACTCAACAACAATAAATTCTCCGTCTGTAGCATTCGCAACATCAGCCAGGTGCTGGATAAGAAGAGAGGCAACTGCTTTGTCGGTACGTTTCACTGTTTTCTCACTTCTCCTTTTCCTGTCAAGTGAGCGTCTTGGAGGCTATCGATGCACTCGCAGGTCGAGATTAGCTTTGAAACGCATGTTGGCATTGGACCAGTGTCCTCTTTGGTTTTTGtgtaccttttttatatttatttatatatatatatatatatatatatatatatatatatatatatatatatatatatgtacatacatacacacacacacacacacacacatacataaactTTACCACATCATGGTCATTTCTACAAACAGTCTTTCACATGTGGGTTGTAGTCAGGATTACTGTTGGCACCTCACATCATCATGGGGGTAAAACTGTCTCGGCTGACTAGAAAACCTGTTAAGTACCTGCTAGAATGATGTAAAGTTACAGAGGCCACGGTGTTGCTGTAGTGCTTTTACCTCAGCAACGCTCTGAATTCTTCCACCACCCACAAATTCAGGCTGAAAATCATGAGACTGGCCTGACTGTCGCGTAGCTTTCACGGATGCTGACTGACTGTGCACTCTGGGGACTCTGGCCTCACACGGAGGATCCAGAAGTCCTGCTGATGGTTAAGACTGTAAAATATACCATGTGTTGCTGTAATCGCTCACATTTGTATGTGGGGAATGTGCCAGCGCGACTCGAAAACTTAGGGAACCTGAGATCAttttgaaaagaagaagaaacggTGGGCTTCCGATCATTTTGGTGGAAACGTTAGTGGAACTCACGTCCATCCAGCAGCCACAAATGTCACAAAACCTGCCGTTTGAATGGATGTGCACATTTATGCTGGTCATTTATTTATGCACATCTGCTGCACCTGTACGGCCTGATATTTCTGAGTTGCTCCCCACTATTGTTGTGTACCGTTTGTTTCTTCAGATCTGTCTTggcttgtttttttaataacaatTTGAGTATTTATCTCAGCATTTTAAACTTCAGCATTATAAACTCCACTCTTGGAGTTTTGTGGTAACCAGACATGCTTTGTTGTCGTCCTCAGAGTCTGGCCAGCCCATCTGTGGTAACGGCCTGGTGGAGCCCGGAGAGGAGTGTGACTGTGGCTACAGCGATCAGTGTAAGGATGACTGTTGCTATGATGCCAACCAGCCCGACAACAAAAAGTGTAAATTAAAGCCCAACAAAGTTTGCAGGTAGGTGTGGATgtagtttttaagtttttgtttgCCTGAAACTAGATCTGCCACAAGTCTTAACTTGTCTAAATGTGTCTCCCGTCAGCCCCAGCCAGGGTCCTTGTTGTACTCCTCAGTGCTCATACAAGGGTCGCAATGACAAGTGCAGGGAGGAGTCTGAGTGCGCCCACCAGGGTATGTGTAACGGAGGGAGTGCTTACTGCCCCACATCTGAGCCCAAGGCCAACTTCACCGCCTGCCACGGAGAAACTCAAGTCTGCCTCAACGGGGTGAGCGGCGGAGGACTGAAAGCTGAAAATGGTTGTCATAGTGGGATGTTCTCTCGGCAGCCAGTGTCTGATCTCGCTGTCCTCATGATGCTTCTTGGCAGGGCTGCTCCGGCTCCATCTGTGAGAAGTACGGGCTTGAAGCGTGCACCTGCGCCAGCCTGGACGGCAAAGACGAGACTGAGCTTTGCCACGTGTGTTGCATGGAGAAGAGTGAGCCGGCTACCATCTATCTCTTTGCTTCATCATTTCCTGGTTAAATGCGCTGGAGCTTTTGTGTGTCACTTGTCCGTCACAGCATTTTGAAAGTGGGTGTTGTGTCTCCACAGTGAACCCCAACACGTGCAGCAGCACGGGATCGGAACGCCTGATGCGTTTCTTCAATAAGAAAGTAACAACGCTACCTGCTGGCTCCCCTTGCAACGACTTCAAGGGCTACTGTGACGTGTTCATGAAGTGCAGACTGGTGGATGCAGACGGGCCGCTCGCGAGGCTGAAGAAGGCCATCTTCAACCCAGAGCTCTACGAGAACATAGCAGAGTGGATTGTGGTGCGTGTCCATCTCTTAATTGTCCCTATGCAATTAGTTATGACAGATTATTTTAGGGTCACGTTTGATTTGTGTGTGATTCTCCTCCCAGGCTCACTGGTGGGCAGTCCTGCTGATGGGCATTGCTCTCATCATGCTCATGGCTGGTTTCATTAAGATCTGCAGTGTGCACACGCCAAGCAGTAACCCCAAACTCCCTCCTCCAAAACCACTTCCAGGTGAGTCCACTGGTATTCAGgaagctcttcaaaacaacaCTTCCCTTTCAGGTGTTCCTTCAAATCCTCTTCTCTGTAATTTAgtgaaaaagtaaataaaatcagAGCACAAACTATAATTACAAAAGGATGGTTGTAAATTTTCCAGTGTAAGTGGTTGATGGAGTCCACACCACAACTAACATGATAACAGCAGACGAGGTTCCCTTAAATGGATTTCATGAACAATTTATTTAAAGACACTGAAGAGCCAGCTTGTAGAGAAGCCGTATGACTCACGTCGGCTTGGGGCTCCTGAAGTCGTCGTTCCTTACTCCTGTCCTCGGTTAGAGTTGCCAGGATTTCATCCGACTGACACGAACTCGTAtgaaaatgtgaataaaatgtTCTGCTCAGACGATGAC includes the following:
- the LOC133444111 gene encoding disintegrin and metalloproteinase domain-containing protein 10-like, whose amino-acid sequence is MDLAHTLLLKVFLLVYLLNYTHGHYRNPLNKYIRHYEGLSYDTELVHSKHQRAKRALSHEDKFLHLDFHAHGRHFNLRMKRDTNLFSQDLKVDVSGEEIPYDTSHIYTGEVYGEKGTLSHGSVVDGKFEGFIQTYQGTYYVEPAERYLDGKDVPFHSVIYHEDDIHYPHKYGPEGGCADSSVFEKMKRYQASTLEEPTKELHTEENSNHPVLLRKKRMAQAEKNTCQLFIQTDHLFFRYYKTREAVIAQISTHVKAIDAIYQGTDFMGIRNISFMVKRIRINITSDEKDGSNPFRFANIGVEKFLELNSEQNHDDYCLAYVFTDRDFDDGVLGLAWVGAPSGSSGGICEKSKLYSDGKKKSLNTGIITVQNYASHVPPKVSHITFAHEVGHNFGSPHDSGSECTPGESKSQDMKEKGNFIMYARATSGDKLNNNKFSVCSIRNISQVLDKKRGNCFVESGQPICGNGLVEPGEECDCGYSDQCKDDCCYDANQPDNKKCKLKPNKVCSPSQGPCCTPQCSYKGRNDKCREESECAHQGMCNGGSAYCPTSEPKANFTACHGETQVCLNGGCSGSICEKYGLEACTCASLDGKDETELCHVCCMEKMNPNTCSSTGSERLMRFFNKKVTTLPAGSPCNDFKGYCDVFMKCRLVDADGPLARLKKAIFNPELYENIAEWIVAHWWAVLLMGIALIMLMAGFIKICSVHTPSSNPKLPPPKPLPGTLKRRRARQEANSQVQHQSQHPHGHGGHGGHGGHAGHAGHGGQRQARGQQQQQQQQRQAQPQPRHHRQPRENYQMGQMRR